The sequence ATGACCATAACATAGGTGAGTCATTCCCTCTCCTATTCTATTTGTTTTTCCTCTCAGATGTGCATATCCTTCAATGGAAACATGGCTGTGAGATTGACCAACAGAGTGACGGCACATTGAAATTCATAAAGGGCACAGACCAGTACAGCTACGATGGTGACGACTTCCTGGCCTTTGATGATGCCAATATGCAGTGGGTGGCCCCAGTTTTTCAAGCTCAGCCGACTAAGAGGAAGTGGGACGGGGTCCAGATCCTCAACCAGTACACCAAGGGCTACCTGGAGAAGGAGTGTGTGGACTGGCTTTCCAAATTCATGGCATACGAGGACAAAGTCGTCAGTAGGGCTGATCGTGAGTACTTTTTGAAAAGTTTTCTAAACTTCACATAGTGTAGCCTAACTATGGATAACTCGAAGGATCTTTTTACAACTCAGAGTACTTTGGACCTAAAATAGTATAGCCTAACAAATAGTTAACAAAAAAACGACCATTTGTACATGTGAGATCAGAAATAATATTAATGTTCTCCGTTTATTCCCTCTTTAGCCCCAAAGGTCTATGCGTTTGCTAAAAAGGCCAAAACTGCCGGAAATGTCCGACTGACCTGCATGGCCACAGGTTTCTATCCCAAAGATGTAGAAATGCATATTAAGAAGAATGGTGTTCCATTGACCGAACGTGATGGAGTGCAGTCTACAGGAGTCCTACCCAATGATGATGACACTTACCAGATCAGGATGAGTGTGCAGATCCCAGAGGCAGATAAGGAAACTTATGAATGCTCTGTCAACCATGTAGCTTTGAAGGAGCCAGTTGTGGGAAAATGGGGTAAAGTAGTCCTTATATTCAATTATAccggtactgtatgtattttcaACAAACCAGTTATTAGTTAACCAGTTATGGTTATCAGTTGTGGTAAAATCAGACGTTTCTGAGTCTGTTAACAGGTCATGAATGCAGATGATTAAAATGTGACAACTGTTTTTCAAGCTCAATGTACAATATGTCATTGTTAATGCTGAATATGTCCTCTTATATTGTCTTCCACGCAGATGGGAAATGCTGCGATTGTACCCAAGTAACAGGTGTTATCAttggtgctgttgttgtgttggtcCTGCTGACCGTGGTTAGCTCCATGTTGGTTCTTTGGAAGAAAGGCAAAATATGTAAGTTTTTCACATTGTGAATGAatttcatacagtatgttatttttCTTATTTGTATATTGTTTTGTGAGATAAACTAAAGCGATTATGGTCATTTAGGAATGTGGAAACCTTTTTTGATATCAGGGCGTGACTTTAGTAAATCTCAAGTCGGGAGGTCAAAAAGAAAGAGTATTTTATGTTTATTTTTGCCTACCACTGTGTTTCCACTGTTTCAGATACTCATTTAATAAAAACCTGTCATATTTGGCGTTAACATCTTGCTCCATTGTTTTAGTTGCTGGTAAAAAAGGAGATCTACCAGCTACTGGGATCCAGGCACCTCTAAATGGTACCGTTGATACAATGTCATGTATTTTGTCCTTCCTAGAACAATTACATGTGTAGCAGTAGCACAGCAATAACAAAGATCTAGTAAGGATATGTATAATGAGGGGCCATCTTATCAGTGTTTATTGTTGTGATTGAATTATGTCTTGTGATGATTCAATTCATTAATGACAGCCCCCCCCCATATCCTTGTTTTTACACATCAATCATTTTTATTAATCACATACAGATGAATAGTTTGACTTCTTATTGTCCACTTGTTGCTCTGGACAATACCGATGAGTATATAGCACAACATCTACCTTGTACTTGCAAAGCTAGTCCGTTCACATGACTCTGTTACTTTCAGGCAATGGAAATGGAGCCGCCGTTTTGAACATGCCTGGTAAGACTTACAAATGTCATAGTTGTAGAGTGGAGGTCATGTTATGTTTTACAGTTGTTAAAAGCAGAGAAGGCTCCAATTTCTTTCATGCAACGGAGGGTAGATTATAATTACAATTAAGAATGATTGACTGATAGCATTGATTTCTGGTATTGTAAAAAAACGCGTTCATTAAGTTTTCAAAAGTGACTTTAACAATACAACAAGGTCTGTCATGTTTACTTTTTGCCGCAAAGGTTGCACCTTTATCACAAGTCATGTGGCATGTAGACTTGTACAATGAGGGGACTCTGGTAATGTTATTCAAAAGTATTGTCAGTTATTTTACTGTATATTTCTTAAGTACATAGTGAATGCAGTTGAAACTATGGAAGTGCTGATGTTAGTTCTGCTGTTCCAGGTCAAGGCAGCATCGAACGTCTAGAGGAGGAGGCAATGCTGGCTAATGGAGGTAATATAATTTAtccttaaaatatatataatgtaaTACAATCATGGCCCCTCAATCTCATTGTTGAAAGTTAGATGTTTTTCTGGTGTTAGTTGTTGTTGAAAGTACTATTATGTATCTGAGCACTTAAAGGATTTAGTTCCTCCAGCCATGCCACCATGTATCCAACTAGGCAACTGGCACATGTCCATCAACAGTACAAACAATATATTAACTAACATCCCCAAACATACAGTGGTAAAAAAAAGTACTCAAGTGTCATAcatgagtaaaagtaaatatacaataatagaaaatgactcaagtgaaagtgagtcacccagtaaaatactacttgagtaaaagtctaaaagtatttgcgtttaaatatacttaagtatcaaaagtaaatggaattgctaaaatgtacttaagtgtCAAAATTAAAAGTGTAAAccttttcaaattccttatattaagcaaaccagatggcacaattttcttgttattgtgtttagtgagtccgccagatcagaggcagtagggatgaccagggcttttctcttgataagtttgtgaattgatccattttcctgtcaaaatgtaatgagtacaaaaaatctatatatattttctttaggaatgtagtgaagtaaaagttggcaaaaaataAATAGCAAAGTAATGTTCAGATAaccaaaaaaactacttaagtagtactttaaagtatttttacttaagtacattACACCACTGCAAACATCCCAACATCCTTTTACAAATATCAGCATCATGAGACTACATTGACATGTATACTAACTGCACTATTACTATGTATTATTTAGGTGTAATTATGTCATGTTTGCTATTTGATGCAAACTTTACTTTAATCACATTTGTCACAAATCATGTGGTATGTAGACTTGTAAAATGAGGGGACTGTGAATCATAGTCAAGAAAATGTTTCTCAAGGAAGGGAACACCTAAAGAATAACTAGCAATTAGACACTGAACATAGTGGGAGACAACATGACACATTAATTCTAACTAATGAATTATCTGTACCGAGTAGGATTATTATGACACTGACGTGAAATGTAAAGTCACATCTTCTATGTACTAGGTGGGTAGTTATCGATTCAGTCAAATCAGAGATTGAATTACATTGCTATGATGATTTTTCCGTTAATTCATATAATTTTATTTGAGAATATGCATGCCTATAGAGGACCAATGATCATCACTGAAGGCTTTATATCTGTATCTAACTAAAGAGTGATAATATTCTCTTTTCCCAGGGACAAAGGATGACGCTAGCAGCACTGACTCTGGTAATGTTATTCAAAAGTATTGTCAGTTATTTAACTGTATATTTCTTAAGTACATAGTGAATGCAGTTGAAACTATGGAAGTGCTGATGTTAGTTCTGCTGTTCCAGGTCAAGGCAGCATCGAACGTCTAGAGGAGGAGGCAATGCAGGCTAATGGAGGTAATATAATTTATCCttaaaatatataaaatgtaATACAATCATGGCCCCCCCAATCTCATTCTTGAAAGTTAGATGTTTTTCTGTTAGTTGTTGTTGAAAGTACTATTATGTATCTGAACACTTAAAGGATTTAGTTCCTCCAGCCATGCCACCATGTATCCAACTAGGCAACTGGCACATGTCCATCAACAGTATAAACCATATATTAACTAACATCCCCAAATATACCGTGGTAAAAAAAGTACTCAAGTGTCATAcatgagtaaaagtaaatatacaataatagaaaatgactcaagtaaaagtgaaagtcacccagtaaaatactacttgagtaaaagtctaaaagtatttgcgtttaaatatacttaagtatcaaaagtaaatggaattgctaaaatgtacttaagtatcaaaattaaaAGTGTAAAccttttcaaattccttatattaagaaaaccagatggcacaattttcttgttattgtgtttagtgtgtccgccagatcagaggcagtagggatgaccagggattttctcttgataagtgtgtgaattgatccattttcctgtcaaaatgtaacgagtacaatattttctttaggaatgtagtgaagtaaaagttggcaaaaaataAATAGCAAAGTAATGTTCAGATAACCAAAGAAACGACTtatgtagtactttaaagtatttttacttaagtactttacaccactgcaaacATCCTTTTACAAATATCAGCATCATGAATCTACATGGATATGTAATACTAACTGCactattactatttattatttaGGTGTAATTCTTAGTTATCTAAATGATTGTATTATTGTCATTAGCATGCCTACTGTTACTGCAGCTATAGCCCTGAGAATAAAAAAACAAGCACCCATTCCTATAatgactttctctctctattctcgcAGCCATTGAGGAGTGACTGACAACGCATCTAAATCTAGCAAACAACATGTGATTCTGTTTTGTCAACAAATACTGTCAATCTGGATGTGTACATTCCCAAGAATGGACCGTTGTGATCGGCTTGAATTTGAATACTTATTAATGAATGTTTTGATCTTTTGAATATCATAATAGAATTCCTTTTCAATAAATTGACTTGTAAACCGCCTATATTTGGGCCATTTTAATGTATTGGTATTGGAACCTTATTCTATTTCTATTGTAGATTGTTTATTTTAAAATAGAAACCAATCATTTAAATCGttgcacacacatgcactgaaCTGCTTtgtaaatatgttttgttttcattTTTCGGGGAAAGTATAAATAACTGCTTTAATAAAATACTCCTTTATGAACCAATGTGAACGCCTCAGTATCCCTTATGTGTTCAACACTGCATGCCACATTTGACTGTTCCAATGATGATTGGACCCTTGTTATGCTTTTGAGTCATTATAATAATGAAGGATACCAATGAATAAAGTTAAGATTGTGCATATAGGCCTAGCTGCAGTTAACACATGCAACCAAACTAGTTTGACCATGTTCCATGAGGAAAGATGGGAGTTCACCTGTCAGGAGAGCCCAGGTTCACTGTCGTCGCACTGTGGCTCACCTGCGAATTTGACACAGAAATGATTTAGGATAGATATTCTCATTCTTTTTCGGGCAATTCATTCAATGTGagca comes from Oncorhynchus gorbuscha isolate QuinsamMale2020 ecotype Even-year linkage group LG24, OgorEven_v1.0, whole genome shotgun sequence and encodes:
- the LOC124012001 gene encoding major histocompatibility complex class I-related gene protein-like, producing the protein MCAFKMYVVVLLFLFATLSTVDSVGKWSLNYIYTALSKPVELPGIHEFTAMGLMNDKQIDYYDSVSKKKIPKQDWMREKLPADYWDKGTQSRKSKEQWFKVNVNILMDRMRHNNTDVHILQWKHGCEIDQQSDGTLKFIKGTDQYSYDGDDFLAFDDANMQWVAPVFQAQPTKRKWDGVQILNQYTKGYLEKECVDWLSKFMAYEDKVVSRADPPKVYAFAKKAKTAGNVRLTCMATGFYPKDVEMHIKKNGVPLTERDGVQSTGVLPNDDDTYQIRMSVQIPEADKETYECSVNHVALKEPVVGKWDGKCCDCTQVTGVIIGAVVVLVLLTVVSSMLVLWKKGKIFAGKKGDLPATGIQAPLNGNGNGAAVLNMPGQGSIERLEEEAMLANGGTKDDASSTDSGQGSIERLEEEAMQANGAIEE